The genomic segment CTCGCTGCTCGGCATGGTGGCGATGGCCCAAGCCGACTATCCAGACAGTTCCATAGACTATGTGATTCCCTTCGATCCCGGCGGTGAGTCGGACGTCACCGCCCGATTCCAAGAACCCATTCTCGAAGACATCCTCGGCGTGAGTGTCAATGTGGTGCATCGGCCGGGTGGCGGTGGTGCAGTGGCTTGGAGTGAATTCCAGAACAGCGCTGAACCGGACGGCTACGAGATCATCGGGGTCAATATCCCACACATTATCGGCCAGCCGATCCAGCGCTCCGATGCTGGCTTCGACACAGAAAACTGGGAGATCATCACCTTCTTCCACTCAACGCCGAATGCTCTGATCGTACCGGCAGACAGTCCCTTCGAGACCCTTGATGATCTGGTCGAGTATGCCCGTGAGAACCCTGAAACCGTCACCTTGGGGGGGAGCGGCACCTACAGCGCCAACCACCTTGATATGCTGCGCCTAGAGCAAGAGGCAGATATCGAACTGACCTATATTCCCTTCACTGGTACTGGACCGCTGCCTGGCGCGCTAGAGGGTGGGCACGTGACCGGGGTCTTCAATTACACCATGCTCGGCGTACAGATGGACGACAGCGTGCGCGTCCTGGCGGTGGCCTCCGAGGAACGAGTGCCCGCCTTGCCGGATGTGCCTACCTTCCAGGAAGAGGGCTATGACATCGTCGGCGGTGCCTATCGTGGCGTTGCGGCGCCGGCGGGCACGCCAGACGAGATCGTCGAAACCTTGGCTGATGCCTTCTCTGAGGCTAATGAGCGGATCACCGATGAGCAGGAGCCGCTCGGCTTCGTCATGGAATATATCACCGGCGATGAGATCGATGAGGTAATCGACATGCTCGCCGAAGCATACGGCCCCATTCTCGAAGCCGCAGAATAAGCAACTTCCCCTCCACCCTGGGTACCGTCACCTGACGGCACCCAGGGTTGTCATCGCCTGCTGCCTCCCAAGCTGGGAGCCAACCGGAGGGTTAACGAATGGAGATGCTGTTACAGGCACTAGCCTCGCTGATGACCTTCGAGAGCTTCATCACGGTGCTGGTGGGGGTGTCGGCCGGACTATTGATTGGTTCAATGCCGGGCTTAACGGCCACTATGGCACTGGCTGTGCTACTGCCGTTCACTTTTTCGATGGAGGCCCTACAGGGGTTGATTGCCCTTGGTGCAGTCTATATGGGGTCGATCTATGGCGGTGCCTTTACCGCCATCCTCATTAATACTCCGGGGACGCCATCATCGATTGCCACGACCTTCGACGGCTATCCCATGGCGCGTCAAGGCAAGGCGTTTGAGGCGCTGACGGCGGCCACCCTGGCGTCTGTCGTGGGTGGCTTGGTGGGTGTGGCTTTCCTGCTGATTCTCGCGCCACCGCTCGCTCGGCTGGCGGTGGCCTTCGGCCCCGCCGAGATGTTCTGGGTGGCCATGCTGGGGCTGACGCTAGTGGCCAGCCTTTCCAGCGGTTCGTTGCTCAAGGGCATGCTGGGTGGCTGCATCGGTATGCTGCTCAGCACTATCGGTGTCTCACCAGTAGGTGGTGAGACGCGCTTCACCTTTGGCTTTCCGCCCCTACAAGGCGGGATTGAGTTGATCGTAGCGCTGATTGGCCTGTTCGTGATTCCCGAGCTGTTGACCATGGCAGCCGAGGGCAAGGGAGCACTTCCCCGGGAGGGAAAGTTTGGCAAGCGAGAAGCCAGTATCCGCCAAGTGGCGCGTACTGTCTTCAGTAAACCCGTTAACCTGGTTCGCTCCTGTCTGATTGGCCAAATTATTGCCATTATTCCCGGTGCTGGTGGCAATGTTACTAGCCTAGTGGCGTACAACGAGGCGAGGCGTTTCTCCAAAGATCCTAAGAGCTTCGGCAAGGGGAATGTCGAGGGCATCGTCGCATCGGAATCGAGTAATAATGTGATGGTGGCGGGTAGCATGATCCCGCTGTTGACCCTGGGCATTCCCGGCGCGCCTCCGGATGCCATTATCCTCGGTGTATTGCTTTTACACGGGCTTCGCCCAGGTCTCGATCTATTCACTGAGACCGGTGTGCTTACCAACGGCTTCATTCTCTCCATGGGCTTAGCAGCCTTGATGCTGCTACCGGTGGGGTTGCTGGGCGCTCGCTTGATCCATCGTATAGTGATCCGCACTCCCTACTACTTCATGGTGCCGTGCATCGCAATGGTGACAATTCTTGGCACCTTCTCGCTGCGTAACAGCCTACTCGATGTTGCGATCATGTTGACCTTGGGCTGCGCCGGTTACTTTTTGCGATTGATCGGCATACATGCCGCACCCATTGTGCTTGGATTGATTCTCGGTGGTATCGCGGAGCAGGGCTATGTGCAGACTATGCTGGCCGCAGTGACGGACCCCATCCCCTGGCTGAGACTACTGAGTAATACCCTTTCTAAGGTGCTCGCCGCAATGGTGTTGTTGGGGGTGGCAACGGCACTGGTCCCGATCTGGCTGCAGCGCAGCGGTCGCCTCGACAAGGCATCACCGGACAAGCGAGGTGAGCCATGATTATCAAACTCAATACGGATATTGCGGCAGGGTGCTTTGGGCTGCTGTTCTGTGCTCTATTGTGGTTCCCCCAGAGTGATCTGGGGCGGCTCAGCATTATCTTCCCGCGCGCGATTCTGTTGATCACTACGC from the Halomonas sp. 1513 genome contains:
- a CDS encoding C4-dicarboxylate ABC transporter substrate-binding protein; this translates as MKLLTTTLVGAVSSFSLLGMVAMAQADYPDSSIDYVIPFDPGGESDVTARFQEPILEDILGVSVNVVHRPGGGGAVAWSEFQNSAEPDGYEIIGVNIPHIIGQPIQRSDAGFDTENWEIITFFHSTPNALIVPADSPFETLDDLVEYARENPETVTLGGSGTYSANHLDMLRLEQEADIELTYIPFTGTGPLPGALEGGHVTGVFNYTMLGVQMDDSVRVLAVASEERVPALPDVPTFQEEGYDIVGGAYRGVAAPAGTPDEIVETLADAFSEANERITDEQEPLGFVMEYITGDEIDEVIDMLAEAYGPILEAAE
- a CDS encoding C4-dicarboxylate ABC transporter permease, which encodes MEMLLQALASLMTFESFITVLVGVSAGLLIGSMPGLTATMALAVLLPFTFSMEALQGLIALGAVYMGSIYGGAFTAILINTPGTPSSIATTFDGYPMARQGKAFEALTAATLASVVGGLVGVAFLLILAPPLARLAVAFGPAEMFWVAMLGLTLVASLSSGSLLKGMLGGCIGMLLSTIGVSPVGGETRFTFGFPPLQGGIELIVALIGLFVIPELLTMAAEGKGALPREGKFGKREASIRQVARTVFSKPVNLVRSCLIGQIIAIIPGAGGNVTSLVAYNEARRFSKDPKSFGKGNVEGIVASESSNNVMVAGSMIPLLTLGIPGAPPDAIILGVLLLHGLRPGLDLFTETGVLTNGFILSMGLAALMLLPVGLLGARLIHRIVIRTPYYFMVPCIAMVTILGTFSLRNSLLDVAIMLTLGCAGYFLRLIGIHAAPIVLGLILGGIAEQGYVQTMLAAVTDPIPWLRLLSNTLSKVLAAMVLLGVATALVPIWLQRSGRLDKASPDKRGEP